The following coding sequences lie in one Benincasa hispida cultivar B227 chromosome 6, ASM972705v1, whole genome shotgun sequence genomic window:
- the LOC120079595 gene encoding FT-interacting protein 7 has protein sequence MTKLVVEILDAGDLMPKDGDSANPFVEVDFDDQKQRTRTKHRDLNPYWNEKLLFNISHPKDFPNKTIDVVVYNERKSGHRRDFLGRVRISGMSVPLSEQEANIQRYPLDKRGLFSHIKGDIGFRMFIIHDDDSSSFSSPPPTHPAPPQTPHFETPLQEINPNIFDQEELQVPSDGYESAKVKKKKEKDVKTFHSIGTAPAAAAASVTPPPTEFKRPPPMATRMDFAQAGPSPATVMHLPIPKQNPEYSLVETSPPLAARLRYGYRGKDKIISTYDMVEQMHFLYVNVVKAKDLPVMDVSGSLDPYVEVKVGNYKGVTKHLEKNQNPVWKQIFAFSKERLQASLLEVTVKDKDLGKDDFVGRVFFDIPEVPLRVPPDSPLAPQWYKLVDKKGIKAKGEVMLAVWMGTQADECFPDAWHSDAHSISHGNLANTRSKVYFSPKLYYLRAQVIEAQDLIPSDKSKPPDTFVRIQFSNQGKVTKPSQMRVINPVWNEELMFVASEPFEDFIIISVEDRGTGEILGRVIVPSREVPQRIESTKLPDARWYNLHPPYIAKLEETEKKKEKFSSKIHVRLWIDSGYHVLDESTHFSSDLQPSSKVLRKDSIGVLELGILSARNLLPMKSKEGRTTDAYCVAKYGNKWVRTRTLLDTLAPRWNEQYTWEVYDPCTVITIGVFDNAHTNGSKEDAKDQRIGKVRIRLSTLETDKVYTHYYPLLVLQPSGLKKHGELQLALRFTCTAWANMLTQYGKPLLPKMHYLQPIPVRHIDLLRFHAMNIVAARLSRAEPPLRREAVEYMLDVDYHMFSLRRSKANFNRIMSLLSGITGIYGWFNDVCIWKNPITTCLVHVLFLILVCYPELILPTIFLYLFVIGIWNYRFRPRYPPHMDARLSQAEHTHPDELDEEFDNFPTTKHIDTVRMRYDRLRSVAGKVQTVGGDLATQGERAQAILGWRDPRATALFIIFALMWAVFIYVTPFQVVAILIGLYLFRHPRFRRKLPSVPVNFFKRLPSKADMMLL, from the coding sequence ATGACCAAGCTCGTCGTCGAAATCCTCGACGCCGGCGACCTCATGCCCAAAGATGGCGACTCTGCCAACCCCTTTGTCGAGGTCGATTTTGACGATCAAAAACAGAGGACTCGTACCAAACACAGAGACCTCAATCCTTACTGGAACGAGAAGCTCCTTTTCAACATCTCCCACCCCAAAGATTTTCCCAACAAGACCATCGATGTCGTTGTTTATAACGAGAGGAAATCCGGCCACCGCCGTGATTTTCTCGGCCGTGTCAGAATTTCCGGCATGTCGGTGCCTCTTTCTGAACAGGAAGCTAATATCCAGAGATACCCACTTGACAAACGTGGCCTTTTCTCTCATATCAAAGGCGATATTGGGTTCCGAATGTTTATAATTCACGATGATGATtcgtcttctttttcttctcctccTCCTACTCATCCGGCGCCACCACAAACTCCCCATTTCGAAACCCCCCTGCAAGAAATCAATCCCAACATATTCGATCAGGAGGAACTGCAAGTACCCAGTGATGGATACGAGAGTGCGAaggtaaagaagaagaaggaaaaggacgTCAAGACCTTCCACTCCATAGGAACAGCTCCTGCTGCGGCTGCGGCGTCGGTGACTCCACCACCGACAGAATTCAAGCGGCCACCGCCAATGGCAACCCGGATGGACTTCGCTCAAGCAGGTCCATCTCCGGCGACAGTAATGCATTTGCCAATTCCAAAGCAAAATCCAGAGTACTCATTGGTGGAGACCAGCCCCCCATTGGCAGCAAGATTGCGGTACGGCTACAGAGGAAAAGACAAGATCATCAGCACCTACGATATGGTGGAGCAGATGCATTTTCTGTATGTAAACGTAGTTAAAGCTAAAGATCTCCCTGTCATGGATGTTTCAGGGAGTTTAGACCCTTATGTGGAAGTGAAAGTGGGGAACTACAAAGGGGTCACAAAGCACTTGGAGAAGAACCAAAACCCAGTTTGGAAGCAGATTTTTGCCTTCTCAAAAGAGAGATTGCAAGCAAGTCTACTGGAAGTGACTGTGAAAGACAAGGATTTGGGGAAAGATGATTTTGTGGGAAGAGTTTTCTTTGATATCCCTGAGGTTCCATTGAGAGTTCCTCCTGATAGTCCACTGGCTCCTCAATGGTACAAACTGGTGGACAAGAAAGGGATCAAAGCAAAAGGGGAAGTGATGCTTGCTGTTTGGATGGGAACTCAGGCTGATGAGTGTTTCCCTGATGCTTGGCATTCTGATGCTCACAGCATCAGCCATGGCAACCTTGCCAACACAAGATCAAAGGTCTATTTCTCTCCTAAACTCTACTATCTAAGAGCCCAAGTGATCGAAGCTCAAGACCTCATCCCATCAGACAAATCCAAGCCCCCAGATACATTCGTGAGAATACAATTCTCCAATCAGGGTAAAGTAACCAAACCTTCTCAGATGCGAGTGATCAACCCAGTTTGGAACGAGGAGCTAATGTTTGTAGCATCCGAACCATTTGAAgatttcatcatcatctctGTTGAAGACAGAGGAACAGGGGAGATTCTGGGAAGAGTGATCGTCCCATCAAGAGAAGTTCCACAGAGAATCGAGTCCACAAAACTCCCAGACGCCCGCTGGTACAATCTCCACCCTCCATATATCGCTAAATTAGAGGAAACAGAGAAAAAGAAGGAGAAATTCTCCAGCAAGATCCATGTCCGTCTCTGGATCGACTCGGGGTACCATGTTCTAGACGAATCAACCCACTTCAGCAGCGATCTTCAACCATCCTCCAAAGTCCTCAGAAAAGACAGCATCGGAGTACTCGAACTAGGTATTTTGAGCGCTCGGAATCTGCTACCAATGAAAAGCAAAGAAGGAAGAACCACAGATGCTTACTGTGTGGCCAAATACGGCAACAAATGGGTTCGAACCAGAACTCTTTTAGACACCCTCGCCCCTCGCTGGAACGAACAGTACACATGGGAAGTTTACGATCCTTGCACTGTAATCACAATTGGGGTTTTCGACAACGCTCACACAAACGGAAGCAAAGAAGACGCAAAAGACCAAAGAATTGGAAAAGTAAGGATTCGATTATCCACATTAGAGACCGACAAAGTATATACGCACTATTACCCTTTATTGGTTCTTCAGCCCTCTGGCCTGAAAAAGCACGGAGAGCTTCAATTGGCTTTGAGATTCACCTGCACGGCCTGGGCCAACATGTTGACACAGTACGGGAAGCCATTGCTCCCCAAAATGCACTACCTACAACCAATCCCAGTCCGCCACATCGATCTACTCCGCTTCCACGCGATGAACATAGTGGCGGCAAGGCTGTCCCGGGCCGAGCCCCCACTCCGGCGAGAAGCGGTGGAGTACATGCTCGATGTCGATTACCACATGTTCAGTCTCAGAAGAAGCAAAGCGAATTTCAATCGCATAATGTCGCTTCTCTCAGGAATCACCGGAATTTACGGATGGTTCAACGATGTGTGCATCTGGAAAAACCCTATCACGACCTGCCTCGTCCATGTCCTGTTCTTGATTCTTGTTTGTTACCCCGAATTAATCCTCCCGACCATCTTCCTCTACCTCTTCGTGATCGGAATTTGGAATTACCGGTTCCGGCCGAGGTATCCGCCGCACATGGACGCGAGATTGTCGCAGGCGGAGCACACTCACCCGGACGAGCTGGATGAAGAGTTCGACAACTTTCCAACGACGAAGCACATTGACACGGTGAGGATGAGGTACGACCGTCTGAGGAGTGTGGCCGGAAAAGTACAGACGGTGGGGGGGGATTTGGCAACGCAAGGGGAAAGAGCTCAGGCGATTCTGGGGTGGAGAGACCCGAGGGCCACCGCACTGTTCATCATCTTCGCGTTGATGTGGGCGGTTTTCATTTACGTTACGCCGTTTCAGGTGGTGGCGATTCTGATCGGACTGTATCTGTTCCGGCACCCGAGATTCAGGAGGAAGTTACCATCAGTTCCTGTCAATTTCTTCAAGCGGCTGCCATCAAAGGCGGATATGATGTTATTGTAA